From Dermochelys coriacea isolate rDerCor1 chromosome 23, rDerCor1.pri.v4, whole genome shotgun sequence, one genomic window encodes:
- the SAMD4B gene encoding protein Smaug homolog 2: MMFRDQVGILAGWFKGWNECEQTVALLSLLKRVTRTQARFLQLCLEHSLADCTEIHIVESEANSAAVISQWHQESKDKVVSLLLSHLPLLQPGNMEAKSEYMKLLQKVLAYSIESNLFIEESRQLLSYALIHPATTLDDRNSLALWLNHLEERLSSVYSGQGRGRPDTAYHSRQGSDEWQGPVDSGMGELGHGWQEKLPRENGHLPFHSSSSVPSAINSIGSNANAALPCQIHPSPLKRSMSLIPTSPQAPSEWMSPDELCARQAFIPGDHAPLSPQSSVASSGSEQTEEQIGSRNTFQEDGSGMKDVPSWLKSLRLHKYAALFSQMTYEEMMTLTEQHLESQNVTKGARHKIALSIQKLRERQSVLKSLEKDILEGGNLWNPLQELQQIIITPIKAYSSLQAMTTPKEGQQAVPERHGAPRPGLDKATNGAEDKEPAVDGFPSQTASPCDGESATAPIAEGDIPGQFTRVMGKVCTQLLVSRPDEENITSYLQLIEKCLTHEAFTETQKKRLLSWKQQVLKLLRAFPRKAVLDMQGYRQQKGWAFGSNSLPIAGSVGVGVARRGQRPFQMPPRAMPPSRLGLLSPAGIGGVLPRHALTSPIGSQGRQNLWFANPGGSNSMPGQSRSSVQRTHSLPVHTSPQAIIMFPQDCQIPGTDLEINPTLESLCLSMTEHALGDGTDKTSTI; encoded by the exons ATGATGTTCCGGGATCAGGTGGGAATCCTGGCCGGCTGGTTCAAAGGCTGGAACGAATGCGAGCAGACGGTGGCTCTGCTCTCCCTCCTCAAGCGCGTCACTCGCACCCAAGCCCGCTTCCTGCAGCTGTGCCTGGAGCACTCGCTGGCCGACTGCACCGAGATCCACATCGTGGAGTCGGAGGCCAACAGCGCAG CTGTCATCAGCCAGTGGCACCAGGAATCGAAGGATAAGGTGGTCTCCCTGCTCCTGTCTCacctgcccctgctgcagcctggcaaCATGGAAGCCAAGTCTGAATACATGAAGCTATTGCAGAAGGTCCTGGCCTACTCCATCGAGAGCAACCTGTTCATCGAGGAAAGCCGGCAGCTGCTGTCCTACGCCCTCATCCACCCGGCCACCACGCTGGACGATCGCAACTCCCTGGCTCTATGGCTCAACCACCTTGAGGAACGCCTGTCTAGCGTCTACTCCGGCCAGGGCAGGGGCCGGCCCGACACTGCCTACCACTCGCGCCAGGGCTCAGACGAGTGGCAGGGCCCAGTGGACTCGGGCATGGGGGAGCTGGGACACGGCTGGCAGGAGAAGCTGCCCCGAGAAAACGGACACTTGCCTTTCCACTCCTCCAGCTCGGTGCCCTCGGCCATCAACAGCATTGGAAGCAACGCAAATGCAG ctctgccctgccaaaTCCACCCCAGCCCGCTCAAGCGCTCCATGTCCCTCATCCCCACCAGCCCGCAGGCCCCCAGTGAGTGGATGAGCCCCGACGAGCTGTGTGCCCGGCAGGCTTTCATCCCGGGGGACCACGCGCCCCTGTCCCCACAGAGCAGCGTGGCCTCCTCGGGCAGCGAACAGACGGAAGAGCAGATCGGCAGCCGCAACACCTTCCAAGAGGATGGCAGTGGCATGAAAG ATGTCCCCTCGTGGCTGAAGAGCCTTCGCCTGCACAAGTACGCAGCCCTCTTCTCCCAGATGACATACGAAGAGATGATGACCCTCACGGAGCAGCATCTGGAGTCCCAG AACGTGACCAAAGGAGCCAGGCACAAAATTGCCCTGAGCATCCAGAAGCTGCGGGAGAGGCAGAGCGTTCTCAAGTCTCTGGAGAAG GACATCCTTGAAGGAGGGAACTTGTGGAACCCGCTCCAGGAGCTCCAGCAGATAATCATCACGCCCATCAAAGCATACAGCTCCCTCCAGGCCATGACCACGCCCAAAGAGGGGCAGCAGGCGGTGCCCGAGCGCCACGGAGCCCCCAGGCCGGGCCTGGACAAAGCCACCAATGGGGCAGAGGACAAGGAGCCTGCAGTGGACGGCTTCCCATCCCAGACGGCTTCCCCCTGCGATGGGGAGTCGGCCACAGCACCCATCGCGGAAGGGGACATCCCGGGGCAGTTCACCCGGGTGATGGGGAAAG TGTGCACACAGCTGCTTGTCTCCCGGCCTGatgaggagaacatcaccagttACCTCCAGCTCATAGAGAAGTGCCTGACTCACGAG GCATTCACGGAGACGCAGAAGAAGAGGCTGTTGTCCTGGAAGCAGCAGGTGCTGAAGCTGCTGCGGGCATTCCCCCGGAAGGCAGTGCTTGACATGCAAGGGTACCGCCAGCAGAAAGG atGGGCCTTTGGTTCCAACTCTCTCCCCATAGCTGGATCTGTGGGGGTGGGTGTCGCGCGCAGAGGGCAGCGGCCATTCCAGATGCCCCCTCGAGCCATGCCCCCGAGCCGTCTGGGGCTGCTGAGCCCAGCGGGGATTGGAGGGGTCTTGCCTCGGCATGCACTTACCAGCCCCATCGGGAGCCAGGGACGACAG AACCTGTGGTTCGCCAATCCCGGGGGCAGCAACAGCATGCCCGGCCAGAGCCGCAGCTCGGTCCAGCGCACCCATTCGCTACCCGTCCACACGTCCCCGCAGGCCATCATCATGTTCCCCCAGG ATTGCCAGATCCCTGGAACAGACCTGGAGATCAACCCCACGCTGGAGTCACTGTGCCTGAGCATGACGGAGCACGCGCTGGGTG ATGGCACCGACAAGACCTCCACCATCTGA
- the LOC119847276 gene encoding suppressor of cytokine signaling 5-like, with the protein MSQAGEGPDQGARPKERLGEAGGRRSGRRRAKLPETPVGRGPEPGRGAGRSLRQRIQDAVGQCFPIKGHGGARSPEFSPSQRKIHLRELMLETCPFPPGSELARKWNLIKQHTAPVSAQEGLACGGAGPAEDEDDRLRERRRISIEQGVEPPPDAMIHTFEARAQINPLYKLGPKLAPGMNELAGDNRATLAPQEEEEEEEEAAVVAPEPELRVHTQIDYIHCLVPDLLQLTRLPCYWGVMDRYQAEALLEGKPEGTFLLRDSAQEDYLFSVSFRRYGRSLHARVEQWNHNFSFDVHDPGVFHAPTVSGLLERYKDPSACMFFEPLLSRPVRRPFPFALQHLCRAVVAGCTSYDGIGRLPIPSALQEYLKEYHYKQKVRVRRLDTCWN; encoded by the coding sequence ATGTCCCAGGCCGGAGAGGGGCCGGACCAAGGGGCCCGGCCCAAGGAGAGGTTGGGCGAGGCCGGGGGCCGGCGCAGCGGACGCAGGCGAGCAAAGCTCCCGGAGACCCCGGTGGGGCGGGGGCCAGAGccgggccggggggcggggcgctCGCTGCGGCAGAGGATCCAGGACGCGGTGGGCCAGTGTTTCCCCATCAAGGGGCACGGCGGGGCCCGCTCCCCGGAGTTCTCCCCCTCCCAGCGCAAGATCCACCTGCGGGAGCTGATGCTGGAGACCTGCCCCTTCCCGCCCGGCTCGGAGCTGGCCCGCAAGTGGAACCTCATCAAGCAGCACACGGCCCCCGTCTCGGCCCAGGAGGGATTGGCTTGCGGCGGGGCAGGGCCGGCGGAGGACGAGGATGACCGGCTGAGGGAGCGGAGACGCATCAGCATCGAGCAGGGGGTGGAGCCGCCCCCGGACGCCATGATCCACACCTTCGAGGCCAGGGCACAGATCAACCCGCTCTACAAACTGGGGCCCAAGCTGGCCCCTGGCATGAACGAACTGGCCGGGGACAACCGGGCCACCCTGGCCccccaggaggaagaggaggaggaggaggaggcggcggtgGTGGCCCCCGAACCGGAGCTCCGCGTCCACACCCAGATCGACTACATCCACTGCCTGGTGCCGGATCTGCTGCAGCTGACCCGGCTGCCCTGCTACTGGGGGGTGATGGATCGCTACCAGGCCGAGGCCCTGCTGGAGGGGAAGCCGGAAGGGACCTTCCTGCTGCGGGATTCGGCCCAGGAGGATTATCTCTTCTCGGTCAGTTTCCGGCGCTACGGCCGCTCGCTCCACGCCCGCGTCGAGCAGTGGAACCACAACTTCAGCTTCGACGTGCACGACCCCGGCGTCTTCCACGCCCCCACCGTCTCGGGCCTGCTGGAACGCTACAAGGACCCCAGCGCCTGCATGTTCTTCGAGCCCCTGCTATCCCGCCCCGTGCGCCGGCCCTTCCCCTTCGCCCTGCAGCACCTGTGCCGGGCCGTGGTGGCCGGCTGCACCTCCTACGATGGCATCGGCCGCCTGCCCATCCCCAGCGCGCTCCAGGAGTACCTCAAGGAATACCACTACAAGCAGAAGGTGCGGGTTCGGCGGCTGGACACCTGCTGGAACTGA
- the PAF1 gene encoding RNA polymerase II-associated factor 1 homolog, with product MAPTIQTQAQREEPGHRPNAHRTLPERSGVVCRVKYCNSLPDIPFDPKFITYPFDQNRFVQYKATSLEKQHKHDLLTEPDLGVTIDLINPDTYRIDPNVLLDPADEKLLEEEIQAPTSSKRSQQHAKVVPWMRKTEYISTEFNRYGVSNEKPEVKIGVSVKQQFTEEEIYKDRDSQIAAIEKTFEDAQKSISQHYSKPRVTPMEVMPVFPDFKMWINPCAQVIFDSDPAPKDTSGAAALEMMSQAMIRGMMDEEGNQFVAYFLPVEDTLRKRKRDQEEEMDYAPEDIYDYKIAREYNWNVKNKASKGYEENYFFIFREGDGVYYNELETRVRLSKRRAKAGVQSGTNAVLVVKHRDMNEKELEAQEARKAQLENHEPEEEEEEEMEMDKEAQGSDEEPEKGSESEPEASEEEEEEEEGRSGSESEREASGRSASEGSPEASEEDERAARDKEEIFGSDDEDSEGEGGGGRRSPGEEESGSDGGGRRRGGHSPFLSGSEGSNAEEEERSGSGSEAASDSSEEGSESD from the exons GCCCAACGCTCACCGGACCCTGCCTGAGAG ATCGGGTGTGGTGTGTCGGGTGAAATACTGCAACAGTCTCCCGGATATTCCCTTCGACCCCAAATTCATCACATACCCCTTCGACCAGAACAG GTTTGTGCAGTACAAAGCCACCTCTCTGGAGAAACAGCACAAACACGACCTCCTCACTGAGCCGGACCTGGGCGTGACCATCGACCTCATCAACCCTGACACATATCGCATCGACCCCAATG ttCTCCTGGATCCGGCCGATGAGAAGCTGCTGGAGGAGGAAATCCAGGCTCCCACCAGCTCGAAGAG ATCCCAGCAGCATGCCAAAGTGGTACCGTGGATGAGGAAGACGGAATACATCTCCACCGAGTTCAACCGCTACGGCGTGTCCAACGAGAAGCCGGAGGTCAA AATCGGCGTGTCCGTCAAGCAGCAGTTCACGGAGGAGGAGATCTACAAGGACCGGGACAGCCAGATCGCTGCCATCGAGAAGACCTTCGAGGATGCCCAGAAATCG ATTTCCCAGCATTACAGCAAACCTCGCGTCACCCCCATGGAGGTGATGCCCGTGTTCCCAGACTTCAAG ATGTGGATCAACCCCTGCGCCCAGGTCATCTTCGACTCGGACCCAGCCCCCAAGGACACCAGTGGGGCCGCGGCCCTCGAGATGATGTCTCAGGCGATGATCAG GGGGATGATGGACGAAGAGGGGAACCAGTTTGTGGCCTATTTCCTGCCCGTGGAGGACACCCTGCGAAAACGCAAGCGGgatcaggaggaggagatggactATGCACCCGAAGATAT CTACGACTACAAGATCGCCCGGGAGTACAACTGGAACGTGAAGAACAAAGCCAGCAAGGGCTACGAGGAGAATTACTTCTTCATCTTCCGCGAGGGTGACGGCGTCTACTACAACGAGCTGGAGACCCG GGTGCGGCTCAGCAAACGCAGGGCCAAGGCGGGCGTGCAGTCGGGCACCAACGCCGTGCTGGTGGTGAAGCACCGAGACATGAACGAGAAGGAACTGGAGGCTCAG GAGGCTCGCAAGGCGCAGCTAGAGAATCACGAGccggaggaggaagaggaggaagagatggagaTGGACAAGGAGGCCCAGGGATCAG ACGAGGAGCCCGAGAAGGGCAGCGAGAGCGAGCCGGAGgccagcgaggaggaggaggaggaggaagaagggcgCTCAGGCAGCGAGAGCGAGCGGGAGGCCAGCGGGCGCAGCGCCAGCGAGGGCTCGCCGGAGGCCAGCGAGGAGGACGAGCGGGCAGCCCGCGACAAGGAGGAGATCTTTGGCAGCGACGACGAGGACTCGGAGGGCGAGGGGGGCGGCGGGCGGCGCAGCCCCGGGGAGGAGGAGAGCGGCAGCGACGGGGGCGGCCGGCGACGGGGCGGCCACAGCCCCTTCCTCAGCGGCAGCGAGGGCTCCAACGCCGAGGAGGAAGAGCGCAGCGGGAGTGGCAGCGAGGCTGCCTCGGACTCAAGCGAGGAGGGGAGCGAGAGCGATTGA